From a region of the Narcine bancroftii isolate sNarBan1 chromosome 5, sNarBan1.hap1, whole genome shotgun sequence genome:
- the LOC138763449 gene encoding ankyrin repeat and SOCS box protein 12-like isoform X1 — protein sequence MLKAEILSSIKMSLMDVSKIFSMLQARNQDEDAEINHITQAVSRNNFALLDELLSQERYSQFINDRSGWGIPGTPLRLAASKGHLSCVEVLLRHGAKVDSLDVKAQTPLFTAVSGRHLHCVQTLLRAGANPNGSIYNNCSPLLTAAREGDVEILRALLEHGAEVNVRSKVPDWASNACASSGPLYLASVYRHYECFRLLLLYGADPNYNCTDQRVLARIKQPKTVLEMCLRYGCGPQYIQLLVDFGANLYLPGHMPVRNTQQNKAAELLVLATAQPRSLMSLTRLAIRKYLKLMSSLRSIDQLNVPPILKKYLNHQT from the exons ATGCTGAAAGCGGAGATCTTGTCCTCGATAAAGATGAGCCTGATGGACGTCAGCAAGATTTTCTCCATGCTGCAGGCTAGAAATCAGGACGAGGATGCAGAGATAAATCACATCACTCAAGCGGTCTCCAGAAATAACTTTGCTCTCCTGGATGAGCTCTTGTCCCAGGAACGTTATAGTCAGTTCATCAATGACCGGAGTGGCTGGGGTATCCCTGGTACCCCCCTCCGCTTAGCGGCCTCAAAGGGTCACCTGAGCTGCGTGGAAGTGCTCTTGAGACATGGTGCTAAGGTAGACAGTTTGGATGTTAAGGCTCAGACCCCTCTGTTCACAGCTGTTAGTGGCAGGCACTTGCATTGCGTCCAAACTCTACTCAGGGCGGGGGCTAATCCGAATGGAAGCATCTACAACAACTGCTCACCTTTACTTACTGCTGCTAGGGAAGGGGATGTGGAAATCTTGAGAGCCTTGTTGGAGCACGGAGCAGAGGTCAATGTGCGCTCCAAGGTACCAGATTGGGCTTCCAATGCTTGTGCCTCCAGTGGCCCCCTCTACCTTGCATCGGTGTACAGGCACTATGAATGCTTCAGGCTACTCCTTCTCTATGGGGCAGATCCTAACTACAACTGTACAGATCAAAGAGTTTTGGCAAGAATCAAACAACCAAAGACAGTTCTGGAGATGTGTCTTAGGTATGGTTGTGGGCCTCAGTATATCCAACTGCTGGTAGACTTTGGGGCAAATCTTTACCTGCCTGGCCACATGCCAGTCAGAAACACACAGCAAAACAAAGCTGCAGAACTCCTGGTCCTCGCCACAG CCCAGCCAAGATCCTTGATGTCACTCACTAGACTGGCCATTCGCAAGTACCTCAAGCTCATGAGCAGCCTGCGTTCTATTGACCAACTGAATGTGCCACCAATCCTGAAGAAGTACTTGAACCACCAAACCTGA
- the LOC138763449 gene encoding ankyrin repeat and SOCS box protein 12-like isoform X3, whose translation MLKAEILSSIKMSLMDVSKIFSMLQARNQDEDAEINHITQAVSRNNFALLDELLSQERYSQFINDRSGWGIPGTPLRLAASKGHLSCVEVLLRHGAKVDSLDVKAQTPLFTAVSGRHLHCVQTLLRAGANPNGSIYNNCSPLLTAAREGDVEILRALLEHGAEVNVRSKVPDWASNACASSGPLYLASVYRHYECFRLLLLYGADPNYNCTDQRVLARIKQPKTVLEMCLRYGCGPQYIQLLVDFGANLYLPGHMPVRNTQQNKAAELLVLATDFPIKAGVLRFSPSCSHMTGTRGEVSDR comes from the exons ATGCTGAAAGCGGAGATCTTGTCCTCGATAAAGATGAGCCTGATGGACGTCAGCAAGATTTTCTCCATGCTGCAGGCTAGAAATCAGGACGAGGATGCAGAGATAAATCACATCACTCAAGCGGTCTCCAGAAATAACTTTGCTCTCCTGGATGAGCTCTTGTCCCAGGAACGTTATAGTCAGTTCATCAATGACCGGAGTGGCTGGGGTATCCCTGGTACCCCCCTCCGCTTAGCGGCCTCAAAGGGTCACCTGAGCTGCGTGGAAGTGCTCTTGAGACATGGTGCTAAGGTAGACAGTTTGGATGTTAAGGCTCAGACCCCTCTGTTCACAGCTGTTAGTGGCAGGCACTTGCATTGCGTCCAAACTCTACTCAGGGCGGGGGCTAATCCGAATGGAAGCATCTACAACAACTGCTCACCTTTACTTACTGCTGCTAGGGAAGGGGATGTGGAAATCTTGAGAGCCTTGTTGGAGCACGGAGCAGAGGTCAATGTGCGCTCCAAGGTACCAGATTGGGCTTCCAATGCTTGTGCCTCCAGTGGCCCCCTCTACCTTGCATCGGTGTACAGGCACTATGAATGCTTCAGGCTACTCCTTCTCTATGGGGCAGATCCTAACTACAACTGTACAGATCAAAGAGTTTTGGCAAGAATCAAACAACCAAAGACAGTTCTGGAGATGTGTCTTAGGTATGGTTGTGGGCCTCAGTATATCCAACTGCTGGTAGACTTTGGGGCAAATCTTTACCTGCCTGGCCACATGCCAGTCAGAAACACACAGCAAAACAAAGCTGCAGAACTCCTGGTCCTCGCCACAG atttcccaataaaggctggcgtGCTCCGATTTTCCCCCTCTTGCTCGCACATGACTGGGACCAGAGGTGAAGTTAGCGATCGCTGA
- the LOC138763449 gene encoding ankyrin repeat and SOCS box protein 12-like isoform X2, with protein MLKAEILSSIKMSLMDVSKIFSMLQARNQDEDAEINHITQAVSRNNFALLDELLSQERYSQFINDRSGWGIPGTPLRLAASKGHLSCVEVLLRHGAKVDSLDVKAQTPLFTAVSGRHLHCVQTLLRAGANPNGSIYNNCSPLLTAAREGDVEILRALLEHGAEVNVRSKVPDWASNACASSGPLYLASVYRHYECFRLLLLYGADPNYNCTDQRVLARIKQPKTVLEMCLRYGCGPQYIQLLVDFGANLYLPGHMPVRNTQQNKAAELLVLATGTQSCKEQQGPRPVPQKSQRITRPLDRLNLSWTL; from the exons ATGCTGAAAGCGGAGATCTTGTCCTCGATAAAGATGAGCCTGATGGACGTCAGCAAGATTTTCTCCATGCTGCAGGCTAGAAATCAGGACGAGGATGCAGAGATAAATCACATCACTCAAGCGGTCTCCAGAAATAACTTTGCTCTCCTGGATGAGCTCTTGTCCCAGGAACGTTATAGTCAGTTCATCAATGACCGGAGTGGCTGGGGTATCCCTGGTACCCCCCTCCGCTTAGCGGCCTCAAAGGGTCACCTGAGCTGCGTGGAAGTGCTCTTGAGACATGGTGCTAAGGTAGACAGTTTGGATGTTAAGGCTCAGACCCCTCTGTTCACAGCTGTTAGTGGCAGGCACTTGCATTGCGTCCAAACTCTACTCAGGGCGGGGGCTAATCCGAATGGAAGCATCTACAACAACTGCTCACCTTTACTTACTGCTGCTAGGGAAGGGGATGTGGAAATCTTGAGAGCCTTGTTGGAGCACGGAGCAGAGGTCAATGTGCGCTCCAAGGTACCAGATTGGGCTTCCAATGCTTGTGCCTCCAGTGGCCCCCTCTACCTTGCATCGGTGTACAGGCACTATGAATGCTTCAGGCTACTCCTTCTCTATGGGGCAGATCCTAACTACAACTGTACAGATCAAAGAGTTTTGGCAAGAATCAAACAACCAAAGACAGTTCTGGAGATGTGTCTTAGGTATGGTTGTGGGCCTCAGTATATCCAACTGCTGGTAGACTTTGGGGCAAATCTTTACCTGCCTGGCCACATGCCAGTCAGAAACACACAGCAAAACAAAGCTGCAGAACTCCTGGTCCTCGCCACAG GTACACAGTCCTGCAAGGAACAACAAGGGCCTCGCCCAGTGCCTCAGAAGTCACAGAGGATCACGAGACCactggacaggctgaacctgtcaTGGACACTATGA
- the LOC138763449 gene encoding ankyrin repeat and SOCS box protein 12-like isoform X4 — protein sequence MLKAEILSSIKMSLMDVSKIFSMLQARNQDEDAEINHITQAVSRNNFALLDELLSQERYSQFINDRSGWGIPGTPLRLAASKGHLSCVEVLLRHGAKVDSLDVKAQTPLFTAVSGRHLHCVQTLLRAGANPNGSIYNNCSPLLTAAREGDVEILRALLEHGAEVNVRSKVPDWASNACASSGPLYLASVYRHYECFRLLLLYGADPNYNCTDQRVLARIKQPKTVLEMCLRYGCGPQYIQLLVDFGANLYLPGHMPVRNTQQNKAAELLVLATESS from the coding sequence ATGCTGAAAGCGGAGATCTTGTCCTCGATAAAGATGAGCCTGATGGACGTCAGCAAGATTTTCTCCATGCTGCAGGCTAGAAATCAGGACGAGGATGCAGAGATAAATCACATCACTCAAGCGGTCTCCAGAAATAACTTTGCTCTCCTGGATGAGCTCTTGTCCCAGGAACGTTATAGTCAGTTCATCAATGACCGGAGTGGCTGGGGTATCCCTGGTACCCCCCTCCGCTTAGCGGCCTCAAAGGGTCACCTGAGCTGCGTGGAAGTGCTCTTGAGACATGGTGCTAAGGTAGACAGTTTGGATGTTAAGGCTCAGACCCCTCTGTTCACAGCTGTTAGTGGCAGGCACTTGCATTGCGTCCAAACTCTACTCAGGGCGGGGGCTAATCCGAATGGAAGCATCTACAACAACTGCTCACCTTTACTTACTGCTGCTAGGGAAGGGGATGTGGAAATCTTGAGAGCCTTGTTGGAGCACGGAGCAGAGGTCAATGTGCGCTCCAAGGTACCAGATTGGGCTTCCAATGCTTGTGCCTCCAGTGGCCCCCTCTACCTTGCATCGGTGTACAGGCACTATGAATGCTTCAGGCTACTCCTTCTCTATGGGGCAGATCCTAACTACAACTGTACAGATCAAAGAGTTTTGGCAAGAATCAAACAACCAAAGACAGTTCTGGAGATGTGTCTTAGGTATGGTTGTGGGCCTCAGTATATCCAACTGCTGGTAGACTTTGGGGCAAATCTTTACCTGCCTGGCCACATGCCAGTCAGAAACACACAGCAAAACAAAGCTGCAGAACTCCTGGTCCTCGCCACAG